The DNA segment CTACCCCGTGGGGGACCAGCTCCCGCGGATCTGCTGATGCCGACGCTCGCCCTGATCTACGACGGGGATTGCCCGGTCTGCCGCGCGGCGGCCGACTGGGTCCGGCGCAACGCCGGAGACCCCGGCGACTTCGAGTTCCACCCGTGCCGGTCCGATGCGACCCGGGCGCGGTTCCCCACGGTCACCGAGGCCGAATGCCTCCGGGCGATGCAGCTGGTCCTTCCGGACGGGACGATATTCTCCGGAGAGCGGGCGATCCCCCGGATCCTGGAGCGGACACGGCGGTACCGATGGGCCGCCGTCCTCTTCCGCCTCCCCGGCGCCGGATTCCTGTCGCGGCTTCTCTACCGCGGCATC comes from the Deltaproteobacteria bacterium genome and includes:
- a CDS encoding DUF393 domain-containing protein, whose protein sequence is MPTLALIYDGDCPVCRAAADWVRRNAGDPGDFEFHPCRSDATRARFPTVTEAECLRAMQLVLPDGTIFSGERAIPRILERTRRYRWAAVLFRLPGAGFLSRLLYRGIARRRRRIPVG